In Porphyrobacter sp. LM 6, one DNA window encodes the following:
- a CDS encoding TonB-dependent receptor plug domain-containing protein, with the protein MIRTRLLLGAAASALTATIAMPAFAAETNDPQTLAASVQSGGAIAETEESEDDKVQSAKEIVVQGSIGFRNRSDAAEPVLVYDEEYFQRFEPLTAGDALKRVPGVTFLSDVIESDGARLRGLDPGYTQILINGERVPGGQSDRSFFLDRIPAELIEQVEIVRSSSARRTGDAVAGSLNIKLRDGFALDGGYLRAGGLFFDDGEIKPSGGFYYGGELAGGRVLIGANVQGRYNPKEKSSLRYGDSPENNPNFAADDFDNREDQTDVRDGTDYAFNASWGIETESTEVEILANFVRTERVEDERSFEYNDETAINGPVRTTTTPAGNLLTDNANVNDITTTSWSLIGKLDHEWGLGETQLRVGYSSFSDFQDELEYEVDFDRTTPRFTGDLTVLDISDKEMFLNLEHEFELSENLEFAIGGFIQDKDRDTILETVRSRFNLTAAAREGYNQFTRNPGEFAPATFPPLGAITTRIGEQRSDLYALVEGEYDSLTFEVGIRWENTDVRILDLFTPGATAFTNDYDEFLPSASVKLDLGKGRVTLSGARTLRRPRFDFLTPGLLEAEFGDNDFLGNPLLLPETAWGGDLGYEHKIGKTGIVGVNVFYRDVSNLTELATVLDTTGAPVEGSEGPGTFILTPRNTGNGEVYGIEFDASFSLAFIGLPDTGVFGNVALLDSKITDEFGERRFNDQSKYVYNFGAIQNLPDFGAAFGATYRKQGEAFGRVVGQEVFTRYGADLEVFIEKRFGDSFTIRAVGSNLLDGTKDEDFNKFNTVGEQVARDFDEYELESERAGPVFQVVARYAF; encoded by the coding sequence ATGATCCGCACCCGACTTCTGCTTGGCGCCGCCGCATCGGCCTTGACCGCGACCATCGCCATGCCTGCTTTCGCCGCCGAAACCAACGATCCGCAGACGCTCGCCGCCAGCGTGCAATCGGGCGGGGCGATTGCCGAGACCGAGGAGAGCGAGGACGACAAGGTCCAGAGCGCCAAGGAAATCGTGGTGCAGGGATCGATCGGCTTCCGCAACCGCTCCGACGCGGCCGAGCCGGTGCTGGTCTATGACGAGGAATACTTCCAGCGCTTCGAGCCGCTGACGGCTGGCGATGCGCTCAAGCGGGTGCCGGGCGTAACCTTCCTGTCGGACGTGATCGAAAGCGATGGTGCGCGGCTGCGCGGGCTTGATCCGGGCTACACCCAGATCCTCATCAACGGCGAGCGCGTCCCGGGCGGCCAGTCCGACCGCTCCTTCTTCCTTGATCGCATCCCCGCCGAACTGATCGAACAGGTCGAAATCGTGCGCTCCTCCTCCGCCCGCCGCACCGGTGATGCGGTGGCGGGTTCGCTTAACATCAAACTGCGCGATGGCTTCGCGCTCGATGGCGGCTATCTGCGCGCAGGCGGGCTGTTCTTCGACGATGGCGAGATCAAGCCTTCGGGTGGTTTCTACTACGGCGGCGAACTGGCCGGCGGGCGCGTGCTGATCGGTGCCAACGTGCAGGGCCGTTACAACCCCAAGGAAAAGTCGAGCCTGCGCTACGGCGACAGCCCCGAGAACAACCCCAACTTCGCTGCCGACGATTTCGATAACCGCGAAGACCAGACCGACGTGCGCGACGGCACCGATTATGCCTTCAACGCCAGCTGGGGGATCGAGACCGAGAGCACCGAGGTCGAAATCCTCGCCAACTTCGTCCGCACCGAGCGTGTGGAGGATGAGCGTTCCTTCGAATACAACGACGAGACCGCGATCAACGGCCCGGTGCGGACCACGACCACGCCGGCCGGCAATCTGCTGACCGACAATGCCAACGTGAACGACATCACCACCACCAGCTGGTCGCTGATCGGCAAGCTCGATCACGAATGGGGCCTTGGGGAAACCCAGCTGCGCGTGGGCTATTCCAGCTTCAGCGATTTCCAGGACGAGCTCGAATACGAAGTCGATTTCGACCGGACGACGCCGCGCTTCACCGGCGATCTGACGGTGCTCGATATCAGCGACAAGGAAATGTTCCTCAACCTCGAACACGAATTCGAACTGAGCGAAAACCTCGAATTCGCGATCGGCGGTTTCATCCAGGACAAGGACCGCGACACCATCCTCGAAACCGTCCGCAGCCGGTTCAATCTGACCGCTGCCGCGCGCGAGGGGTATAACCAGTTCACCCGCAATCCGGGCGAATTCGCACCCGCCACCTTCCCCCCGCTGGGCGCGATCACCACCCGCATCGGCGAACAGCGCAGCGACCTCTACGCGCTGGTCGAAGGCGAGTATGACAGCCTGACCTTCGAAGTCGGCATCCGCTGGGAAAACACCGATGTGCGGATCCTCGATCTGTTCACGCCGGGCGCGACCGCCTTCACCAATGACTACGACGAGTTCCTGCCCTCGGCCTCGGTGAAGCTCGACTTGGGCAAGGGGCGGGTCACGCTGTCAGGCGCGCGCACGCTGCGCCGGCCGCGCTTCGATTTCCTCACCCCGGGCCTGCTCGAAGCGGAATTCGGCGACAACGACTTCCTGGGCAATCCGCTGCTGCTGCCGGAAACCGCGTGGGGCGGTGATCTTGGCTATGAACACAAGATCGGCAAGACCGGCATCGTCGGGGTCAATGTGTTCTACCGCGATGTCAGCAACCTGACCGAGCTCGCTACCGTCCTCGATACAACCGGGGCACCGGTCGAAGGATCGGAAGGGCCGGGCACCTTCATCCTCACCCCGCGCAACACCGGCAACGGCGAAGTCTACGGGATCGAATTCGACGCTTCGTTCAGCCTCGCCTTTATCGGCCTGCCCGATACGGGCGTGTTCGGGAACGTCGCGCTGCTCGACAGCAAGATCACCGACGAATTCGGCGAGCGGCGCTTCAATGACCAGTCGAAGTACGTCTACAACTTCGGCGCGATCCAGAACCTGCCCGATTTCGGCGCAGCCTTCGGCGCGACTTACCGCAAGCAGGGCGAGGCGTTTGGTCGTGTGGTCGGTCAGGAGGTCTTCACCCGCTACGGCGCCGACCTTGAAGTGTTCATCGAAAAGCGTTTCGGCGACAGCTTCACCATCCGTGCGGTCGGATCGAACCTGCTTGACGGGACAAAGGACGAGGACTTCAACAAGTTTAACACGGTCGGGGAACAGGTGGCCCGCGACTTCGACGAATACGAGCTCGAAAGCGAACGCGCCGGGCCGGTGTTCCAGGTTGTCGCGCGCTACGCGTTCTAA